CCGAGACTGGTCAACATGCCGGCCTTCAGCGGGAACCTGCCGCTCAAGCGCAGCGTGTCGCGCAGCCAGACGAAGTGCGAGGAATTGGCCAGCTCGTCGTCGACACAATCCAGGCTGCGGTTGGGCGGAATGACCCCGTCGCGGAGTATCTGGCACAGACCCATCATCTGGAACACCGCCGCACCACCCTTGGCGTGACCGGTCAGGCTCTTCTGCGACACCACGAACAGCGGGGCGCCCTCGGAGCGACCCAGCGAGTCGGCGAGCCGCTCGTGCAGTTCGGTCTCGTTGGGATCGTTGGCCAGCGTCGACGTGTCGTGCTTGGAGATCACCGCGATGTCGTCGGCGGTGACGCCCAGCTTGGCCAGCGCGCGCGCCAGCGCAGAGTCCTTACCCCCGCGGCCCGCACCCAACGCGCCCAGCCCGGGGGCCGGGATCGAGGTGTGCACCCCGTCACCGAAGGACTGCGCGTAGGCGACCACCGCCAGCACCGGCAACCCCATCCGCAGGGCCAGGTCGCCGCGGGCCAGCAGGATGGTGCCGCCGCCCTGGGCCTCGACGAAGCCCAGCCGGCGCCGGTCGTTGGGCCGCGAGAACTTCGCGTCGTCGATGCCCCGACCGCGCATCATCGAGGTGTCCGCGGTGGCGGCCATGTCACCGAAGCCGATGATGGCCTCCAGCGTGAGGTCGTCCAGACCACCGGCCACTACCAGCTCCGCTTTGCCCAGCCGGATCTTGTCGACGCCCTCCTCGACCGAGACCGCCGCCGTCGCGCACGCGGCGACCGGGTGGATCATCGAGCCGTAGCTGCCCACGTAGGACTGAATCACGTGCGCGGCAACGACATTCGGCAGAACTTCCTGCAAGATGTCGTTCGGCTTGTTACGGCCGAGCAGGTTGCCGTGGTACATGGTCTGCATCGAGGTCATGCCGCCCATCCCGGTGCCCTGCGTGCTGGCCACCAGGCTCGGGTGCACGTAACGCATCACCTCGGCCGGCGAGAACCCGGCGGACAGGAACGCGTCGACGGTGGTGACGATGTTCCACAGCGCCACGCGGTCGATCGAGTTGGCCATATCCGGGCTGATGCCCCACACCGTCGGGTCGAATCCGGTCGGGATCTGCGCCCCGACTACCCGGGACAGCTTGGTCTTACGAGGCACCCGGACCTCGGTACCGGCTCTGCGGGTGACCTGCCAGTCACCCGAGTCGGGCGCCGGCCGGATGACCGTGTGCTCGGGATCGAACTCGGCGAACGACCGCGCCTCGGCCTCGGAGGACACCACGAAGGTGAAGTCCTTGTCCAGGAAGACCGACACCAACAACGGCGACGCGTGGTCGGGGTCGATCGCACCGTCGTCGACGAACTCCCGAATCCCACAGCGCTGGACGACCGCGTCGTGGTAACGCTCGACGAGCTCGGATTCGTCCACCAGATCACCGGATTGCGTGTCATACCAACCCGGTTGGGGGTCGTCCTCCCAGCGGACCAGCCCGGTGGTCCAAGCCAGCTCGAGCACGCCGGCGGCCGACAGTTCGTTCTCGACCTCCATCTCGAAGCGGGTACGTGACGAGCCGTACGGCCCGATTTCGGCACCGCCGACGATCACCACCAGGTCGGCCGGGTCGACATCCAGGTCGTCCCATTCCGGCGGCGGCGCGGGCGTGTAGCCGCGGGGCGGCGACGGCAACGCCGCGATGGTGCCTTCGGCCGGAGTGTCATCCTCGTCCGCCGCCTCGGACGTCATCTCCGCGCGGGCCTTGGCGGCCAGCTCGGCCATGTCCAGTTCGACGTCGGCCAATCCACCGGTGAAGTCGGCCTTGATCGGCGAACTCGACGCGGCCACTTTGGATTCCACGTCGCACAGGCCCAGCAGCATCGCCGCCATCTCGTCGGTCGAGTAGGTCCTGACACCGGCTTCCTCGACGGCGGTGACGATGGCGTCGTTGTGACCCATCAGCCCCGTCCCGCGGGTCCAGCCGATC
The nucleotide sequence above comes from Mycobacterium kiyosense. Encoded proteins:
- a CDS encoding hypothetical protein (possible pseudo due to internal stop codon) codes for the protein MAHALIGWTRGTGLMGHNDAIVTAVEEAGVRTYSTDEMAAMLLGLCDVESKVAASSSPIKADFTGGLADVELDMAELAAKARAEMTSEAADEDDTPAEGTIAALPSPPRGYTPAPPPEWDDLDVDPADLVVIVGGAEIGPYGSSRTRFEMEVENELSAAGVLELAWTTGLVRWEDDPQPGWYDTQSGDLVDESELVERYHDAVVQRCGIREFVDDGAIDPDHASPLLVSVFLDKDFTFVVSSEAEARSFAEFDPEHTVIRPAPDSGDWQVTRRAGTEVRVPRKTKLSRVVGAQIPTGFDPTVWGISPDMANSIDRVALWNIVTTVDAFLSAGFSPAEVMRYVHPSLVASTQGTGMGGMTSMQTMYHGNLLGRNKPNDILQEVLPNVVAAHVIQSYVGSYGSMIHPVAACATAAVSVEEGVDKIRLGKAELVVAGGLDDLTLEAIIGFGDMAATADTSMMRGRGIDDAKFSRPNDRRRLGFVEAQGGGTILLARGDLALRMGLPVLAVVAYAQSFGDGVHTSIPAPGLGALGAGRGGKDSALARALAKLGVTADDIAVISKHDTSTLANDPNETELHERLADSLGRSEGAPLFVVSQKSLTGHAKGGAAVFQMMGLCQILRDGVIPPNRSLDCVDDELANSSHFVWLRDTLRLSGRFPLKAGMLTSLGFGHVSGLVALVHPQAFIAALDPAQRADYQRRADARLLAGQRRLMSAIAGGEPMYQRPPDRRFDHDGPEKPQEARMLLNPDSRLGDGDTYRADQVSAG